One Hevea brasiliensis isolate MT/VB/25A 57/8 chromosome 6, ASM3005281v1, whole genome shotgun sequence genomic window, GTGATAACAGCCGCTACTATGAGATATTGGGTGTTTCGAAGAACGCGTCCCAGGATGATTTGAAGAAGGCTTATAAGAAGGCCGCTATGAAGAACCATCCTGATAAGGGAGGCGATCCGGAGAAGGTAATCTTCTTGTTCTTGTTCTTAATTTAAGAGTTTGTTTGGATATTTTCTTCGGTGTCTCTATTCCCATTTAATTTAATGTTCTTAAGAAGATAATTATGGATTTTTGCTGTGAATTTTATTTTTGGGTATATCTTCTATGTActgtaatgattttttttttatttcgttGGAATTGCAAGTATTCCTTCTAGTTTGATTTAGATAAGATTGATATAACTATTTAGCTTTTTGATTCGTTGATAGCTGAGAAATTTGACGAAAAGGGAAAATTAAAGGGAAGAGTGACAGAGAATTGGTGAAATTTTATGGAATTGGGTTTCTTTGATTAGAATTTTTGTCTTTGAGTTGTACTGGAACCGATATGATTTGTGTAGGCaggtgttttcttattttcaatgTTTCTCCTAATCTGGTAATAGCAATTGTGTTGATGTAAAGGGAAAAAAATTAGCAGGAATTGTttggtttttggttagtgctttagGGTTATGATGATTTGTTGATAATTTAGTACTTTTTGATATGATTAAGTGAAATTGTTGTTGGAATGATATTGCAGTTCAAGGAACTGGCCCAGGCTTATGAAGTTTTGAGCGATCCAGAGAAACGTGAGATCTATGATACATACGGTGAGGATGCTCTTAAGGAAGGAATGGGTGGTGGCGGTGGTGGCCATAACCCTTTTGACATTTTTGAGTCCTTCTTTGGTGGGAGTCCATTTGGAGGTAAGGACAGTTCTTTTGTATGGTGATGGTTCTGCCAATGATCAAGCTTGAGTATGTTTTTATTCTGTGGCTAAACTACACTAGTTTGAACATAGGTGGCAGTAGCCGAGGAAGGAGGCAGAGACGCGGAGAGGATGTTGTTCATCCATTGAAGGTCTCTTTGGAGGATCTATATCTTGGTACAGCTAAGAAGCTTTCTCTATCCCGCAATGTTATATGCTCAAAGTGCAAGGGGTGAGTTGTTTCGTCATACTTTTTCTATTGCAATATTATTTGTGCTTTCTTTCTTTGTTGTGGTGATTTTACTGATATGGGATTTAATAATGAGTGGATGGCAGAAAGGGATCAAAATCAGGAGCTTCAATGAAGTGCCCTGGTTGTCAGGGCTCTGGTATGAAGGTCTCAATAAGGCAGCTTGGCCCATCAATGATTCAGCAGATGCAGCATCCTTGCAATGAATGTAAGGGTACTGGTGAGTCAATTAGTGAGAAGGATAAATGCGTGCAATGCAAGGGTGAGAAAGTTGTTCCAGAGAAGAAGGTGTTGGAAGTCATAGTGGAAAAGGGCATGCGTCATGGGCAGAAAATTACATTCCCTGGTGAAGCTGATGAAGCGGTATGTTGCAGACTTGATGTCTTTTTGAGTATACTGGATTAAATTTGTTTGTTTTGTTGTTGTGTTTCGTAGACTGATACGATCACTGGAGATATAGTTTTGTCCTTCAGCAAAAGGAACatcaaaaattcaagagaaagggGGATGACCTTATTGTTGAGCAAACTCTATCCCTCACCGAAGCTCTTTGTGGGTATCAGTTTGTATTGACACACTTGGATGGGAGACAGCTTCTCATAAAATCAAACATTGGGGAAGTTGTCAAGCCTGGTAATTTAAGTGAATGAATAAATTCATTTGATTAAATCCTAATTGTTGctagatttaattaattatttgtgcATTATGCAGATTCATACAAGGCAA contains:
- the LOC110654304 gene encoding LOW QUALITY PROTEIN: dnaJ protein homolog (The sequence of the model RefSeq protein was modified relative to this genomic sequence to represent the inferred CDS: inserted 1 base in 1 codon), coding for MFGRAPKKSDNSRYYEILGVSKNASQDDLKKAYKKAAMKNHPDKGGDPEKFKELAQAYEVLSDPEKREIYDTYGEDALKEGMGGGGGGHNPFDIFESFFGGSPFGGGSSRGRRQRRGEDVVHPLKVSLEDLYLGTAKKLSLSRNVICSKCKGKGSKSGASMKCPGCQGSGMKVSIRQLGPSMIQQMQHPCNECKGTGESISEKDKCVQCKGEKVVPEKKVLEVIVEKGMRHGQKITFPGEADEATDTITGDIXFVLQQKEHQKFKRKGDDLIVEQTLSLTEALCGYQFVLTHLDGRQLLIKSNIGEVVKPDSYKAINDEGMPMYQRPFMKGKLYIHFTVEFPDSLTPDKVKALEAILPPRPLSQLTDMDLDECEETTLRDVNMEEEMRRKQQGHAHQDAYEEHEEMPSGGQRVQCAQQ